One Podospora pseudopauciseta strain CBS 411.78 chromosome 4, whole genome shotgun sequence genomic window, AAGAGGCTAGAAAGCACACCCAAAAGGGGGGTTTGAATTTTGATATTTTGCGTAGACAAAATCGTATGTTTTGGAATGTTGTGATCATTGCAATAGTGTTTTCTGTGAGAAtgttatactatataaaggaacgaaaaagaagggggggtaAAATTGATCAGAACAATTGTTATTCTGGGCAAAAGAAATGGGTGACTTCCCAGTCGAAGGATGGGGTTATGATGCCCACAGCCAGAATCGAACTGACGACCTCATCATTACTAGTGATGCGCTCTACCACTGAGCCATGCGGGCTTTTGTTTGGTGATTTGATGAAGACTATCTCTGGCGGTTACCCCTATCTCGCTAGTGCCAAATTCTTTTTTCGTTGTTCAAACAGACAATCGTAAGAGAACAGGTAAAGGAATCACCTTGTTGTTTTTGCTGTTTGTCAGTTTGATGGTTTGGTGTCTGTGGTGGGGAACTCACCCTGGAAGAACAAAGCACAGGGGTGTTGAGCAAAAAGTTGTAAAGAAAATTGCAACTGACTGAAGAAGGGGCATCTCCGTAATGTCATCGATCTAGATAGGGTTGACAACCAGCCCAGTGGATTTCCCAGCTTGGTTgagcctcggccttctcagTCGGAATGTAACAAAATGCGTCTTCCCAAGATTTGAATTCATGGTATATAGATAATAGGATGGATATGTGTGCAAAATGCTTGAACGACAAACAGGCATATGCCCATTAGCCATCGTGATTCGAATGTCAGTCTCCTCGAAACAACAGCAGTGGTATCAGTAACTCAGCGAGCTCTCGCACTACACCAAGCCATTGTTCCGTGTCATCTCTCCCACGTCTTCACAATTCTTGCCTTCTCCCGAATCGGCATCAGCCAAGTCCGTTTACTCCCTGCCAAAAGCCCTCCACAACCGGCTCTAGCATGCCCCCTTCCGCTAGGCAAAGACGGTGTAGCAGCAATGCCAAAAAGGTCGTGCCATGGAGGGCGATAGGGCCCGATATCTCGTCGCCATCCAGCTTGGCCACATTCAACCATTTCTCGACTTCCACATTACCGGTAAATGCGTCGTTGTTGGAAATCTGACAGACCCGGCTCggcttcgcctcctccaacgggCGGCTTCCTCCTAGTTAACCACCAACGTGGCGTCCCTTCAACACTCATCCACCCCTCCTATCCTCTCACCCCAAGCCCTGACCACCCACAAACTTTCCCAACGGTGTCCGATCCCTCGGTTTCTCAATCAGATCCCCATACCCGTCCAGCCCCGCCGCCATAATCCTCAAAATCTCAAAGATATGTGCCCCCTTGAACGTTTCTGCCCACAGCCTCACTACCGCACAAGCTAGCTGTCGAAGCTTTGTGCTATCCGTCGAAGCAGAAGCATTCATGTCGATCGAACGAGACTGGTGATGGCCCCCGCCGTGGTGACTAGCCGACGACGAAGCTCCCCCATTCCCGCCACCCAACGAAGGATCAATCGGCACGGCAAATTCTGTCTCGTCGAGCATTCGGCAAACCATGTCCAAAACATGTTTCTCCTCCACTGACAGAGGTTGGTCGGCCGGGCCTATGGCGGAGAGCGTCAAGAGCCACTTGGAAAGAAGGATGGCGCATTCGAGGTTGCACACTATTTCATTCGGTTAGTACCACTTCATATCAGAGTCAAACCGAAGAAACACCTACAAGAATGCTGCATACTCCACTCCAAACTCTTCGTCCTCGCCACATAGTTCACCCCTACCTTCACCAAATGGGCCAGCGCATGCACAGCCGGTACCACCGCTCCGTTCAGCCTCTTGTTTCTCACCAACAGCGGTGCGTCACTGAACGCTGACGCAATCAAAACATGATCCCTCGTCTCCAGACTCCGGCTGGGGCTCAGGTCGGTGTAAAGCCTGATGTACGCCAGCCTCAACAGCGCTGCCGAGTTGAAAGCCACTGGTCCGCCAGAAAAGTTGTCTGCCGATGCCGGTCCTCCTGATTCGTTCGTTCTGATCTGCCGATGCTGCTCTACTCCGGTCTGCCACACCCGCAAAGCGTGAGTAACGTCTTCGACGTCTTCCGGCTTCATCCCCCGTCGAAAGTCGTATGGCGAGAGGCTGGTAAACGATGTCTGCTTGAGAAGGAAGATATGCTGAATGAGGGCGTGGATGAGAACATAGTTTCCGAGCGAGGTaagcggtggaggtggaacTTGAGACGAGCGGTTGAGGAGCCTCATAAACGCGTCTTGCAGGGTGATGTCGACAAATTGGCAGGTCTGGCGTGCTTCTTGCCACTGCCAGCTTGTCTCTGCCCTCCATAGTCGAGACGGGCTGGGCAGGAAGAGGTGAACATCGGATGTTAGTAACATTGGCGGGGTGTTATAAGCGATGCTGCAGAGATTGAAGAAGCAAAATGCGACAAGCTTCGTGCGAGTGGCCGATTCATGTCGGACCCAGGTCTCGTGGTCAACTGTCTGTTGATTAGACTCCGCGATCAGTCCCTCCTCCCGGACTAGCACAGCGAGTTGGCTCTGCAAGCCAAGGGCTTCCTGGAGGATGGCTTTGGGGCCCCAAAGCCCAACCGAAAACAGCAAAAGGATGGCTTGGATGGTCTCAAGACGGGCGTGTGGAGTGTTCGGAGAACTGGAGTGTTTGTTAGCAAACTTCAGACCAGATGCAGGGAAGGGATCATTACTAAGGCTCTCTGTGCGTCTCCTGAGTCATGGGGCGGTCTTGATGTACTGACGGAAACGAGTGCCTGAAACCGGAGCTTGGGGAGGGTCGAGTCGAGTGCGGGCTGTAGGCGGCTGGTGTTGGAA contains:
- a CDS encoding hypothetical protein (COG:S; EggNog:ENOG503Q42X) gives rise to the protein MRPLQSIETPAPATADENGETRQQKPKTLPCKYCSKCFRRVEHVQRHERTHTKEKPFSCEWPRCGKHFGRRDLLSRHHKLVHSNEAASNRDGGGHRPRKPSTAGAGIGPVDDHGDVKMLGMQPQPQQQQQQQQQPQPPPHQMYRQEVLQPTVVSPIAPDPRMSARAPACNLDLLSDAATHLASAGEVSNMQPSMMSGISDHQPPPPPLAPVKTYHDSNPYGDRVREQDPGVMSGVYQTQPAPFEDYNLFLDDYGTQHFLPPGLEMDQGFGSWSRLGGDMRGPSKPASAFPSRFPSLQPDARDPNDGSRMHEDGMQAPNWRIAGANHIAVKNRLDEFSSVLPNDFVFPSRHTLNRFLDGYISGFHEHLPFLHLPSLAPIDLAPELLLAVLAVGAQYRFETNRGHALWYAAKAVALEQIRRRHSHEVHGLLPTPAAYSPHSTRPSPSSGFRHSFPSVHQDRPMTQETHREPYSPNTPHARLETIQAILLLFSVGLWGPKAILQEALGLQSQLAVLVREEGLIAESNQQTVDHETWVRHESATRTKLVAFCFFNLCSIAYNTPPMLLTSDVHLFLPSPSRLWRAETSWQWQEARQTCQFVDITLQDAFMRLLNRSSQVPPPPLTSLGNYVLIHALIQHIFLLKQTSFTSLSPYDFRRGMKPEDVEDVTHALRVWQTGVEQHRQIRTNESGGPASADNFSGGPVAFNSAALLRLAYIRLYTDLSPSRSLETRDHVLIASAFSDAPLLVRNKRLNGAVVPAVHALAHLVKVGVNYVARTKSLEWSMQHSLCNLECAILLSKWLLTLSAIGPADQPLSVEEKHVLDMVCRMLDETEFAVPIDPSLGGGNGGASSSASHHGGGHHQSRSIDMNASASTDSTKLRQLACAVVRLWAETFKGAHIFEILRIMAAGLDGYGDLIEKPRDRTPLGKFVGGQGLG